One Brassica napus cultivar Da-Ae chromosome C2, Da-Ae, whole genome shotgun sequence DNA window includes the following coding sequences:
- the LOC125582059 gene encoding uncharacterized protein LOC125582059: MSMLLRRLSSLGLGKHVSVRSSLLLFFSKGFSTTLLQTPPCEIMFAEPCGGDLGKLVVMNFNELECTELEKKVPLELVNDKGTKITIGASHGWIATLKEDGILRLQDDLIPVESNSGPRRIPLPPLVTLPHCQTQIITNVSMSSSSPEDDEDCVVAVKFLGPQLSFCKPAAKSSKPGWTNIKIENPCFYSSRVMFSKKDNMFRIPGSGGHLIGSWDPYRPNNNPTFQSLRFTNMPKLTKAKQNLMDMCCRSEHLVESLPTGETFLVKWYKKTTKIAKGGIARLRTKALMVFKIDDEGNAVYTHDIGDLNMFLSMSEPFCVSATSFPGLYANYVAIIDFDESGYVILESCAIKSSSSRCWAPYHIPPQNIVES; encoded by the coding sequence ATGTCCATGCTTCTGAGACGGCTCTCGAGTCTCGGACTTGGGAAACATGTGTCCGTGAGATCCTCTCTTCTTCTATTTTTCTCCAAAGGATTCTCAACTACATTGCTGCAAACCCCTCCTTGTGAAATCATGTTTGCTGAGCCTTGTGGAGGGGATCTCGGAAAACTTGTGGTTATGAATTTCAATGAACTCGAGTGCACCGAATTGGAGAAGAAGGTACCTCTGGAGTTAGTGAATGATAAAGGCACAAAGATAACGATAGGGGCATCCCATGGCTGGATAGCTACTCTGAAGGAAGATGGAATCCTGCGTCTACAGGACGATCTAATCCCAGTTGAATCTAATTCAGGTCCGAGACGCATCCCACTGCCTCCTCTTGTAACTCTGCCTCATTGCCAAACTCAAATCATCACCAACGTGTCAATGTCATCATCTTCGCCAGAGGATGATGAGGACTGTGTCGTGGCTGTCAAGTTCTTGGGTCCCCAGCTCAGCTTTTGCAAACCCGCCGCTAAGAGTAGTAAACCAGGGTGGACCAACATCAAGATCGAAAACCCCTGCTTCTACTCATCCCGTGTCATGTTTTCCAAGAAAGACAACATGTTTCGCATCCCCGGATCTGGAGGCCATCTCATCGGTTCATGGGATCCCTACAGACCCAATAATAACCCCACGTTTCAGAGCTTGCGGTTTACAAACATGCCCAAGCTGACCAAGGCTAAACAGAATCTTATGGATATGTGCTGCAGGAGCGAGCACTTGGTGGAGTCACTACCCACCGGTGAAACTTTCTTGGTCAAGTGGTACAAGAAGACAACCAAGATCGCCAAGGGTGGTATTGCTAGATTGAGAACCAAAGCTTTAATGGTGTTCAAGATAGACGATGAAGGAAATGCTGTTTACACTCATGACATAGGAGATCTCAACATGTTCCTCTCAATGTCTGAACCTTTCTGTGTCTCTGCTACTTCCTTTCCTGGCTTGTATGCTAACTATGTCGCAATCATTGATTTCGACGAATCAGGTTATGTCATTTTGGAGTCCTGCGCTATCAAGAGCAGCTCTTCACGTTGTTGGGCCCCTTACCACATTCCACCACAAAATATTGTCGAGTCTTAG